A genomic stretch from Juglans microcarpa x Juglans regia isolate MS1-56 chromosome 3S, Jm3101_v1.0, whole genome shotgun sequence includes:
- the LOC121256893 gene encoding hevamine-A-like: MASNVLRVTPLLLFAILFLTLIETSHAGGIAIYWGQNGNEGTLTQTCATGRYKYVNIAFLTTFGNGRKPVINLAGHCNPASNGCKIVSNGIRNCQKRGVKVMLSLGGGVGSYSLASVADARNVARYLWNNFLGGKSSSRPLGDAVLDGIDFDIELGSTKYWNDLARYLKSYSRPRRKVYLSAAPQCPFPDRFLGKALNTGLFDYVWVQFYNNPQCQYSSGNINKLVSSWKQWTRSIKAGKIFLGLPAAPNAAGSGYVPPNVLISRILPVIKKSPKYGGVMLWSKYFDDRTGYSSKIVKKV; the protein is encoded by the coding sequence ATGGCTTCCAACGTCCTTCGAGTTACACCTCTACTCCTCTTTGCCATCTTATTCCTAACACTAATCGAAACCTCTCATGCCGGTGGCATCGCCATCTACTGGGGTCAGAACGGCAACGAGGGAACCTTAACCCAAACCTGTGCCACCGGAAGATACAAATATGTAAACATAGCCTTCCTCACCACATTCGGCAATGGCCGAAAACCAGTGATCAACCTTGCAGGTCATTGCAACCCAGCATCCAATGGATGCAAGATAGTCAGCAATGGCATTAGAAACTGCCAAAAGCGAGGAGTGAAGGTAATGCTCTCCCTTGGAGGTGGTGTTGGAAGCTACTCCCTAGCTTCTGTTGCAGACGCAAGAAATGTAGCACGCTATCTGTGGAATAATTTCTTGGGTGGAAAGTCATCCTCACGTCCATTAGGGGATGCCGTTTTGGATGGCATAGACTTTGACATAGAACTTGGATCCACAAAGTATTGGAACGATCTTGCACGGTACCTAAAGTCCTACAGCAGGCCACGAAGAAAGGTGTACTTAAGCGCAGCTCCCCAATGTCCATTTCCTGATAGATTCCTTGGTAAAGCTCTAAACACAGGCCTTTTTGACTATGTTTGGGTTCAATTCTACAACAATCCCCAATGCCAATATAGTTCAGGTAACATCAACAAATTAGTAAGTTCGTGGAAACAATGGACTAGGTCAATAAAGGCTGGGAAGATATTTTTGGGTTTGCCTGCAGCTCCTAATGCAGCCGGAAGTGGATATGTTCCACCCAATGTGCTGATTTCTCGAATTCTTCCTGTCATTAAGAAGTCACCAAAGTATGGAGGTGTGATGCTGTGGTCTAAGTATTTTGATGATAGGACTGGATATAGTTCCAAAATTGTGAAAAAGGTGTGA